The stretch of DNA AACTGCCACAGCACAGGCGTCCCATCAACTGTCACGGTGCCGTACGTCCCGCACCGCCCACCCAACCGGCCAACCCCCTCACCCGAACCCCGCCCAGCCATGCTCAGCGCGCGGCTTATAACCAGGAGGCAGGCAACCAACCGCGCAGAAACCGGCCCAGCTCGTGCCAACCAGAGAAGAATTCGAGAAACTGGCCATGTCTCCCCTCCACCGCCACCGCCTCGGCCATGTCATCGTCGTCCTgctcgtcgtcctcctcgccgCCGCTTCCCATGGCGGTCCAGCCGACCTCCCGACGTGCCAGCTCGAGCCTCTCACCTGCGGCGATCTCACTGTCCGCTACCCGTTCCGTCTCTACAACGGGACGGAGGACGCAGTGCCGGCGTACGGCGGGCCGCAGTCGTCGTCGTACTGCGGCTACCCCGGCCTGGGCATCGTCTGCGACGACGACAAGCCCACCCTCCTCCTCGGGGGCCACGACTACACGGTGTCGGGCATCAACTACACCAGCCTCACCGTCTCCCTCGCCGACGCCGACGCCCTCGACGATGGCACCAGCTGTCCCATGGTCGATCACAACGTGACCGTCCCGAAGCAGTTCCATCTGCCCACCTCCACCGTCgcctacctcttcttcttcctcaactGCACCTTCCCGCCGGAAGCCGATTTCCCTCCCAATCCCAAGCCATTGCGCAAGCCGCCGAGCATCAAGCCGGTCACCTGCGGGAGCTCCGGAGAAGAGCCTGCCACCATGTCCTTCGTGCTGCCGGAGCGCGAGATCCCTCCCAAGGACTGGTGGCAGGCGTGCCGGTCAGTCTACGCAGCGCCCGTGCTCAAGGACGCCCTCCCGGCCGACGCAAAGGACCCCGGGTGGAGGGAGGACGGGTACGCGAAGGCTCTCCGCGGCGGGTTCCAGGTGGGCTGGGACCGGAGCTCCGGCCCGTGCGACCCGTGCGAGCAATCCGGCGGCAAGTGCGGGTACAACCGCACCGCGGGCTTCCTGGGCTGCTTCTGCGCCAACGGCGCCCTGGTAGTTGGCAACGCCGCCGGCTGCAGCAAGATATCTGACACCACCGCGCCATTGCCCGGTAAGCCCACCGTTCCGATCAAACTGCTGCAGCACTTCTGTGACCGAGCACCGTACACACCATCTAATCTTGGTGCTGAGAATCCTCATTTGCCTTATAGCCCGTCCTTCACTCACAACCAACAATCCGGACACTCTGGGTAGCTTCGCTTGGCAGTCACTAGTAGTAATTTGCATGCCATAACTGAAGTCATCATAGGCTCATGGTACTCGCTAGCTTCATCCACACTCATAACCTGACGGGTGCATAGGCCACCTGAGCAACTTAGAATTTTCAGCGTAGAAGAAAGAGAAATATCAGCGTGTGAAAGGAACCAAAGCTCTCCCTGGAAAAAGAAAGGAAATGAAGCTCAATAAATCACACCCGTACCATTCGTCCTCCCATGCCTTCTTTTTCCATCCGACAATGATGCCTCCGATTTTCCTCCCCATGGCCCAACCGTCATTGCGTTGCGTCGAGAGGAGTTAATACTCTTTCCGGAACATCCATGTCCAGCAAATCACGTCGATCGCGTATGCTTCACCATACGGCTACTCGGGGAAGAAAAAATTAATGCACATCGACACAACTCCATCCATGGACTCGGTCCTTCCGAGCTCCAAAATCGTCTCCGGTTACGCGCAACTCCATCCAGCGACCGCGGGGTCAGTTCAAAACTGGGACACTTGTTATGGATCGGAGGTGGCAGTAGCACTTTTTCATGCCCCGTCTGCCGTCTTGGCTGCTGCGGCAGCTTCCCGGCAAGAGCTAACCAGCGAATTGATGGTTCAGTAGGTGATCGGTCGCAAAGTTGATGTGCACCAGGCCTTTGCCCTGTTTACTTGAAGGGTCGACATCCTTTCACACTTTGTAATAACAGACAGAAGAAGGGAGGCACATTCATTCGACCGCTGGTCGTTGTTGCCCTGCATCGCTGGTGTTCACACCGCATGATCCACACAGGGCAGGTGAAGCAACCTGAGATCTGGGCCGCCTCCAAAATCTGTGCAAATCTTCTATCATATGGCTACAGAAACATTACTTTGGACCATCAACGTCTGATTTGAACAATTTGGGGGCGTGTTATTCAGCTTTTTTATCTTTAGACCTAACCTAGACTGGTTCAGATAGTGTGAGTTGGTGGCTCAAAATTTGCTCCGTCTTTTCCAAGGAATTAAAAATCGAGCCCTAAAGCAAAAACATTGAAGTTCATTGTGAAGTATAAAACCCAAGACTTTCCAGGCCATTAGTCTTTGATTTTGAATGCTTTTTCAGACGTCATGGTCAGATAATATTTTCATTTTTTATATGAGGGAAAACTTTTCAGTGTTTCAGCTGTCTTGAGCATGTAGTTTTCAGTTTTCCTGCCtttatgacttcttcaaatttcTTTCCTGATGCCGATGCCCTACCTATAGGTATCTTTAATGTTCCCCTAAAATACTACTACTTGCCATGCCTATATATACTCTCTGAAGTTCATTGTAAAGTATGTTAACAAATACTCTGAGGACTAAAGCCCACCGCAAAATGCAAACTTGTATGCTTTGCTACAACTTTATCCAGAGTCATAGTATTTTAGTTTTGCTGTCATGATGCACCATTTCTTGAAAACAAAATGTTAATTCTTCGACAAGCATAGTATTTTCGTTTTACTGTCATGATGCACCATTTGTTGGAAACAAAATGTTAATTCTTAAACAAAACTAAGAAAAGATGAATGCAAAAATCCATAGGTGTGAGTTGGTGGCTCAAAATTTAGTCCCTCTTGTAGGGAATAAATTGAGCCCTAATGCAAAAGCACTGAAGTTCATTGTTAAGTATAAAAACCAAGACTTTCTAGTAGTATTAATCTTTCATTTTGAAAGCTTTTCCAGACGCTCTAACGTCATGGTAAAATAATATTTTCACTTTTTTACAAGGGAAATTTTTCAGGATTTCAACTGGCTTGAGCATGCATTTTTTGCGTGcctttatgaattcttcacttaTCTTTCCTGATGCTGAAACCCTACATATAGATATATATAGTGTCCCCtaaaatagtactccctccgtccaaaaaaacttgtccctcaaatggatgtatctggCACCAAGTTAGTGTTAGATACATTCATTTGAGGGACAAGCCTGGGACAAgttttttcggacggagggagtactatctGTCATGCATGCCTATGCATATGTTAATTGTGATTTTAAGGACTAAGCCCTCATAAATGTGAGCAAAGTCTTGTATTTTTCATCTTGCTGTCATGATGCACCATTTCTTGAACACAAAATGTCAATTCTTCAACAAAACAAAGAAAAGATGAATGCAAAGATGCTGCATCTGCTTTTATCTTCTAATAACCTAACCTAGACAAGTTCAGATGGTGTGAGTTGGTGGCTCAAAATTTAGTCCCTCTCTCTTTTGTGGGGAATAAATTGACCCCTAATGCAAAATACTGAAGCTTATTGTTAAGTATAAAAACCAAGACTTTTAAGACTAGTAGTCTTTGAATGCTTTTTCCAAACTCTCTGATACCAATGGTCAGATATTCGTATGGCTATTTCAGCTGTCTTGAGCATACGTGTTTTCCTGCCTTTATAGTTTTCAATAAGCAGTCAGAATTAATGACAGGAAACAATATATTACTCATCATTTGGTTGTCCTGTAATTTTGAGACTTTATTGCTGACTTTTTTGTGTGTTTGTTATTGTCATGCAGGTTCGAACAAGAAAAGGAGTGTCACTATAGCAGGTACTACACATGCATATGTCCCGTGTCACTTATCAATACTCGTGCAGTTATTTTCTTTCCTTGTTAATGTTTGGATGCCGCACAAGACCTGTTTAAGCTATTTCAGCAGCTACGATTGATCGGTGATTCAGCATATATGAAATATGAACTTGCACTCTGCTGACACTTGTAGTTTAACTGCGCTTTTGATTTAGTTCTTTCAGTAACAGAGATTTGTGTCAATCTTACCATCGCATCGACCTGATACTATCTGTACATTCCTCTGAGTTGTACAACTAGCTGATACAATGCCAGTGGTTAATATGTTCGATCTTCATAAAAAAAATCAGGTGTGGTGGCCGGTGTCGGAGGTGCATTGCTTGTTGCTGCTGTCATGGTCTTTCTGTTCATTTGCAAGAGAAGGCAGAGGAAGGTGGTGAACTCGTCTTCGAAGCTCCTCAAGTACAGGTACAGCGGCTCGGGCGGGACCCCGACGCGCTCCAGGGGCGGCGACATGGAGTCCGGCAGCTCCCAGGACATGGGCAACCGGTTCAGCTACGAGGAGCTCGAGGAGGCCACCGATTCCTTCAACGAGAACAGAGAGCTCGGCGACGGCGGCTTCGGCACCGTCTACAAAGGTACTACAACACGTGAAATGCACTTGTGCAACAATCTACCTACGTAGCTCCGTTGGTGGAGACCTGAACTTGATCATGGGTTGCAGGTTACCTTGGGGACGGGCGGGTGGTGGCGGTGAAGCGGCTGTACAACAACAGCTACCGGCGCGTGGAGCAGTTCGTGAACGAGGCGGCGATCCTGGCCCGGCTGCGGCACCCGAACCTGGTCATGTTCTACGGGTGCACCTCCAAGGAGAGCCGCGAGCTGCTCCTGGTCTACGAGTTCGTCCAGAACGGCACGGTGGCCGACCACCTGCACGGGCCCCGCGCGGCGGAGCGCGCCCTGCCGTGGCCGCTCCGGCTCAGCATCGCCGTGGAGTCCGCGGCGGCGCTGACCTACCTCCACGCCATCGAGCCGCCCATCGTGCACCGCGACGTCAAGACCAACAAC from Triticum urartu cultivar G1812 chromosome 3, Tu2.1, whole genome shotgun sequence encodes:
- the LOC125544509 gene encoding LEAF RUST 10 DISEASE-RESISTANCE LOCUS RECEPTOR-LIKE PROTEIN KINASE-like 1.2 isoform X1; translated protein: MSPLHRHRLGHVIVVLLVVLLAAASHGGPADLPTCQLEPLTCGDLTVRYPFRLYNGTEDAVPAYGGPQSSSYCGYPGLGIVCDDDKPTLLLGGHDYTVSGINYTSLTVSLADADALDDGTSCPMVDHNVTVPKQFHLPTSTVAYLFFFLNCTFPPEADFPPNPKPLRKPPSIKPVTCGSSGEEPATMSFVLPEREIPPKDWWQACRSVYAAPVLKDALPADAKDPGWREDGYAKALRGGFQVGWDRSSGPCDPCEQSGGKCGYNRTAGFLGCFCANGALVVGNAAGCSKISDTTAPLPGSNKKRSVTIAGVVAGVGGALLVAAVMVFLFICKRRQRKVVNSSSKLLKYRYSGSGGTPTRSRGGDMESGSSQDMGNRFSYEELEEATDSFNENRELGDGGFGTVYKGYLGDGRVVAVKRLYNNSYRRVEQFVNEAAILARLRHPNLVMFYGCTSKESRELLLVYEFVQNGTVADHLHGPRAAERALPWPLRLSIAVESAAALTYLHAIEPPIVHRDVKTNNILLDTDFHVKVADFGLSRLFPLDATHVSTAPQGTPGYVDPEYHQCYQLTDKSDVYSFGVVLVELISSKPAVDITRQRNEINLAGMAISKIQKCRLEELVDVELGYESDPAARKMMTMVAELAFRCLQQNGEMRPPIREVLDVLRAIQDDCLGHKDGGGKGKKDFAEPFSPNTVHAPWDSRNTTPNTSQ